From a region of the Salinispira pacifica genome:
- a CDS encoding ECF transporter S component, which yields MNTKLFSRRSALVSVLVIVSVFMNSLLNYLTQLADLPIFMDSMFTVLGTALLGPWWGMVIGVSTNLLMDALQGFSGILWPFAAAQIVTVLVTHIMIRRNALKTVLGVTLFICILAVLNALAGTVIAVFAFGGFTLKRFDFIVHALIQSGQSIFSSAFVTRVVINIVDKGIAVLVLMALFPKLRQYLKPGGEEQ from the coding sequence ATGAACACGAAATTGTTCTCACGGCGCAGTGCACTTGTCTCGGTTCTGGTGATCGTCTCAGTGTTCATGAATTCCCTCCTGAATTATCTTACCCAGCTCGCAGACCTTCCCATATTCATGGACAGTATGTTCACCGTTCTGGGTACTGCCCTGCTGGGACCGTGGTGGGGGATGGTAATCGGCGTGTCCACAAATCTGCTTATGGATGCGCTTCAAGGCTTCTCCGGCATACTGTGGCCCTTTGCAGCGGCCCAGATTGTTACCGTTCTGGTCACCCATATCATGATCAGACGCAATGCCCTGAAGACGGTGCTTGGCGTCACCCTGTTCATATGTATTCTGGCCGTGCTCAATGCCCTGGCAGGTACGGTGATAGCGGTTTTTGCGTTCGGAGGATTCACCCTCAAACGATTCGATTTTATTGTGCATGCTCTCATACAGTCAGGTCAGAGCATCTTCTCCTCGGCATTTGTCACCAGGGTGGTAATCAACATTGTGGACAAGGGAATTGCGGTGCTGGTTCTTATGGCTCTTTTTCCGAAACTCCGGCAATACTTGAAGCCTGGGGGCGAAGAGCAATGA